From one Trueperella pyogenes genomic stretch:
- a CDS encoding lysylphosphatidylglycerol synthase transmembrane domain-containing protein, translating to MTAQHEPENLSAPERAPERQVLLIDCPHKWDRNPVDLFGVVLVVVSIVFVILVSVYAQTTTVAVTEDVRRATGGILETILALPINVLEGMMSFFLPILLLGDMVYRRRWKTLITAIIAAAAAAGISALVVWMGATWWPKSDLFGLLPETLHRHSIIAALPYVSVIAALLTVSNSSKDSRITRGGWWLFGVVLMLSILQGHQNLPGALFTILMGVFSGLLTRYIVGGSPDRTTGTKFVELIRKAGIDVVTVVRIDELTGDEMLYAFDVTTSAPIGHTNLTSLEQIRQLLEVSSEDGNNTATASLIQEIDSLTLPGNQHEINGFDVYAFRDETLARYPVTMPSAISRNYIATDIQGRAFHLKVLDNDRQIISFLDDLWERLSLRTAIRQTRRTLDSTAEQMLLVQMRAEQIGIATPARSSIARLDASIMVAELATEDPLLSTIDSHITDADIDALWTELNTAHVHGMSHGNMHSRYVKVTPAGLHVASWQHSSVISSDTARQVDLAQTVAMLASVVGVERAVASAQRNLPTTVVASIAPFLQSSILPQPTRKALTKHKLQDLRDALAANIPEASSLQTVEYTRFSIKTIATVAVGVIALIVLFGSLNFADLRRAILAANPWWMLVAFLFGLGTYVGAALTLKAYSKETLPFGETLLVQMAASVVTLVAPAGIGPAALNLRFLQKKGVATTPALATVSVVQVGQFIVTIFLLMLLSLFTGDFGNLSLPSGTIQITIGLAVLAVAIVASVARLRRWVMAKIRPTLNQIWPRLVWLFTHPSRLFAGAGGSVLMSVAFIACFGFALKSFGYELPLITLAVTYLISNSVGSVVPSPGGIGPVEAALTGGLVIAGIPSSIAFSTAVLYRLFTFWGRVPLGWIALRIVQKRNVI from the coding sequence GTGACGGCGCAACACGAACCCGAGAACCTATCTGCACCTGAACGCGCACCGGAGCGCCAGGTGCTCCTCATCGACTGTCCACACAAATGGGATCGCAACCCCGTGGACCTCTTTGGCGTCGTGCTCGTGGTGGTCAGTATCGTCTTCGTCATTCTCGTCTCGGTCTATGCCCAAACCACTACGGTCGCCGTCACAGAGGATGTCCGGCGCGCCACCGGCGGCATCCTGGAGACGATCCTCGCCCTCCCGATCAACGTACTCGAGGGCATGATGTCCTTCTTCCTGCCGATCTTACTGCTGGGCGACATGGTCTACCGGCGTCGGTGGAAGACGCTGATCACCGCGATCATCGCCGCGGCCGCTGCGGCAGGTATTTCGGCGCTGGTTGTGTGGATGGGGGCGACGTGGTGGCCGAAATCGGACCTCTTCGGGCTCTTGCCCGAAACGCTTCATCGCCATTCCATCATTGCGGCGCTCCCGTACGTGTCAGTAATCGCCGCACTGCTGACAGTGTCCAATTCCTCGAAAGACTCCCGGATTACGCGCGGCGGCTGGTGGCTCTTCGGCGTCGTGCTCATGCTGTCAATTCTTCAGGGCCATCAGAACCTTCCAGGTGCGCTATTTACCATTCTCATGGGCGTCTTTTCTGGCCTGCTCACCCGCTATATCGTGGGCGGCTCCCCCGATCGCACCACGGGTACAAAGTTTGTGGAGCTGATACGCAAGGCGGGTATCGACGTCGTGACGGTGGTGCGTATCGACGAACTCACCGGCGATGAGATGCTCTACGCCTTCGACGTCACCACCAGCGCCCCCATCGGCCACACGAACCTCACCAGCTTGGAACAGATCCGCCAGCTCCTGGAGGTTTCCTCCGAGGACGGCAATAACACCGCAACCGCAAGCCTCATCCAGGAGATTGACAGCCTCACCCTTCCGGGCAATCAGCACGAGATCAACGGTTTCGACGTCTATGCCTTCCGCGACGAGACACTCGCCCGCTACCCGGTGACAATGCCGTCCGCCATTTCCCGCAACTACATCGCCACCGATATCCAGGGCCGCGCCTTTCACCTCAAGGTGCTGGACAACGACCGCCAAATCATATCCTTCCTCGACGACCTCTGGGAGCGCCTGTCCCTACGAACGGCCATTCGGCAAACTCGCCGTACCCTCGATTCGACTGCCGAGCAGATGTTGCTCGTGCAGATGCGTGCGGAGCAGATCGGGATTGCCACCCCTGCCCGGTCGTCGATCGCGCGCCTTGACGCGTCCATTATGGTGGCCGAGCTCGCCACCGAGGATCCGCTGCTGAGCACCATAGATTCACACATCACCGACGCCGACATCGATGCCCTGTGGACAGAGCTCAACACCGCCCATGTGCACGGCATGTCCCACGGCAACATGCACAGCAGATACGTGAAGGTCACCCCGGCGGGCCTGCATGTGGCGAGCTGGCAGCACTCTTCGGTCATCTCCTCGGACACGGCTCGCCAGGTGGACTTGGCGCAGACGGTGGCGATGCTGGCCAGCGTCGTAGGCGTGGAGCGCGCCGTGGCCTCGGCGCAGCGCAATCTGCCGACGACGGTCGTGGCCTCCATCGCGCCATTCCTGCAGTCCTCGATCCTTCCCCAGCCCACGCGCAAGGCGCTGACCAAGCACAAGCTCCAGGACCTGCGCGATGCGCTGGCGGCGAATATTCCCGAAGCCTCTAGCCTGCAGACGGTGGAGTACACTCGGTTCTCCATCAAGACGATCGCGACCGTGGCCGTGGGCGTGATCGCGCTCATCGTTCTGTTCGGTTCGCTTAATTTCGCGGATCTGCGCAGGGCGATTCTGGCGGCGAATCCGTGGTGGATGCTGGTCGCTTTCCTCTTCGGTTTGGGCACGTATGTGGGTGCCGCTCTCACGCTGAAGGCGTATTCGAAGGAGACGTTGCCTTTCGGCGAGACGCTTCTCGTGCAGATGGCAGCCTCTGTGGTGACGCTCGTGGCGCCAGCCGGCATTGGCCCGGCAGCGCTGAACCTGCGTTTTCTTCAGAAGAAAGGCGTGGCGACGACGCCGGCGCTCGCCACCGTGTCCGTGGTCCAGGTTGGCCAGTTTATCGTCACGATTTTCTTGCTCATGCTGCTATCCCTGTTCACGGGGGACTTCGGCAATCTTTCGTTGCCGTCGGGCACGATCCAGATCACGATTGGTCTGGCGGTGCTCGCGGTGGCAATCGTGGCAAGCGTTGCGCGGCTACGGCGCTGGGTGATGGCGAAGATCCGGCCTACCCTCAACCAGATTTGGCCGCGCCTCGTATGGCTCTTCACCCACCCCAGCCGCCTCTTCGCAGGCGCCGGCGGCTCGGTGCTGATGTCGGTGGCCTTCATCGCCTGTTTTGGTTTCGCCTTGAAATCTTTCGGATATGAATTGCCGTTGATCACGCTGGCCGTCACATATCTTATTTCTAATTCGGTCGGCTCAGTGGTGCCTTCCCCCGGCGGTATCGGCCCTGTCGAGGCCGCGCTCACCGGCGGCCTCGTGATTGCTGGCATCCCGTCGTCGATCGCATTTTCGACCGCGGTCCTCTACCGACTCTTCACGTTCTGGGGTCGCGTGCCGCTCGGCTGGATCGCGCTGCGGATCGTTCAAAAGCGCAACGTCATTTAG
- a CDS encoding heavy metal translocating P-type ATPase: protein MASEVDLAVRGMTCASCVARVEKKLNKVPGVTAVVNLATERAHIELDDAAGLSSEDLIEIVVKAGYDASLIRRTADAAQADADALAAQADAAAQAAAQARVRDLWRRFVVSAILSVPIVGASMLPSLQFPAWQWVIGALSLVVAFWCGWPFHRAAFRAARYGSSTMDTLVSLGVLASMGWSLWALLFGGAGHIGYTMHMTGIHGLDAGTQPHLYFESSAMIVSFLLIGRWLEARSRRSAGDALRSLLALGARETLLIRRADSHEATAETTTAVEELIDVADLRVGDVFRVRPGETVATDGVVVAGNSSVDASLVTGESTPIDVAAGDQVTGATLNLYGSLDVRATRVGEETTLAQMGRLLSEAQTGKAAAQRIADRISSYFVPAVIVIALLTFVIRLLAGSSEALASAITVLVVACPCALGLATPTALLVGSGRLARMGVLIRGPEVLERAHGIDTIILDKTGTLTSAFMSVSDVVSATSDTDVLALAAGLEAHSEHPIAQAIVRAARERGIAPTTATGFTSHAGLGVSGVHGGVRVAAGRLSWIAEGADVAPVRDRAEQLAAAGASVVVVAKDKHAIGVVAVRDTLRPEAADAVAALRDRGLRIVLVTGDNAQAATGVAAELGISDVRAQVLPSHKLDILKELQKSGKRVAMVGDGVNDAAALAGADLSMALGSGTDVAKASADITIVNSDIRAIPNALRIAERTLRIIKENLGWAFAYNLVAIPLAVAGVIVPGVAAFAMASSSVIVVANSLRLRGPKPAGR, encoded by the coding sequence ATGGCCAGCGAGGTTGACCTCGCCGTTCGCGGGATGACCTGTGCTTCCTGCGTCGCGCGCGTGGAGAAGAAGCTCAACAAAGTTCCTGGCGTCACGGCAGTGGTCAATCTCGCCACCGAACGCGCCCACATCGAACTCGACGACGCCGCGGGCCTCAGCAGCGAGGATCTGATCGAGATCGTCGTCAAAGCTGGCTACGACGCCTCCCTCATTCGGCGCACCGCAGACGCCGCACAAGCCGATGCCGACGCGTTGGCTGCGCAGGCCGACGCCGCCGCCCAAGCTGCCGCACAAGCCCGCGTGCGGGACTTGTGGCGGCGTTTTGTCGTCTCCGCGATTCTCTCCGTGCCGATCGTCGGCGCGTCGATGCTCCCGAGCCTCCAATTCCCGGCGTGGCAGTGGGTGATCGGGGCGTTGTCGCTCGTCGTCGCCTTTTGGTGCGGTTGGCCCTTCCACCGGGCGGCGTTCCGGGCCGCCCGCTACGGCTCGTCCACGATGGACACGCTCGTCTCGCTGGGCGTGCTGGCGTCCATGGGGTGGTCCCTGTGGGCGCTGCTTTTTGGCGGGGCAGGCCATATCGGCTACACCATGCACATGACGGGCATTCACGGCCTCGACGCCGGCACCCAGCCCCACCTGTACTTCGAGTCCAGCGCGATGATCGTGAGCTTCCTGCTCATCGGCCGCTGGCTGGAGGCGCGCTCGCGGCGCAGCGCCGGGGACGCCCTGCGCTCCCTCCTAGCCCTCGGCGCCCGCGAAACTCTCCTGATCCGCCGCGCCGATAGTCACGAGGCCACTGCCGAAACCACTACCGCCGTGGAAGAGCTTATCGACGTCGCCGACCTGCGTGTCGGAGACGTCTTCCGCGTCCGGCCAGGTGAGACGGTCGCCACCGACGGCGTCGTCGTCGCGGGAAACTCCAGCGTCGATGCCTCGCTGGTCACCGGCGAGTCGACGCCGATCGACGTCGCAGCAGGAGACCAGGTCACCGGCGCAACCCTCAACCTCTACGGTTCACTCGACGTGCGCGCAACCCGCGTGGGCGAGGAGACGACGCTCGCGCAGATGGGCCGCCTCCTGTCCGAAGCGCAGACGGGCAAGGCGGCGGCGCAACGCATCGCGGATCGCATCTCGTCCTATTTCGTGCCCGCGGTCATCGTCATTGCGCTTTTGACCTTCGTCATCCGGCTGCTGGCAGGCAGCTCCGAGGCTCTCGCCTCCGCCATCACTGTCCTCGTGGTTGCGTGCCCGTGTGCGCTCGGATTGGCGACGCCGACCGCCCTCCTCGTCGGCTCCGGCCGCCTGGCCCGGATGGGCGTGCTCATTCGCGGACCCGAGGTTCTCGAGCGCGCCCACGGCATCGACACCATCATTCTTGACAAAACCGGCACGCTGACCAGCGCGTTCATGTCTGTCAGCGACGTCGTTAGCGCTACTTCCGACACCGACGTCCTGGCGCTCGCCGCCGGGCTTGAGGCCCACTCCGAACACCCCATCGCGCAGGCGATCGTCCGCGCGGCACGCGAGCGCGGTATCGCGCCGACCACCGCCACTGGTTTCACTAGTCACGCGGGCTTGGGGGTCAGCGGCGTTCACGGCGGAGTCCGCGTGGCCGCCGGCCGCCTGTCCTGGATCGCCGAGGGCGCCGACGTCGCCCCGGTCCGGGATAGAGCCGAGCAGCTGGCGGCTGCCGGGGCGAGTGTCGTCGTCGTGGCGAAGGATAAACACGCGATTGGAGTGGTGGCCGTGCGCGATACCCTCCGCCCTGAGGCTGCCGACGCCGTGGCCGCGCTGCGCGACCGTGGCCTTCGCATCGTGCTCGTCACCGGGGATAACGCCCAGGCCGCCACGGGCGTGGCCGCCGAGCTGGGGATATCCGACGTGCGCGCACAGGTCCTGCCCAGCCACAAACTCGACATCCTCAAAGAGCTGCAAAAATCCGGCAAACGCGTGGCGATGGTAGGCGATGGGGTCAACGACGCCGCCGCCCTCGCCGGAGCCGACCTGTCCATGGCGCTGGGTTCGGGCACCGACGTCGCCAAGGCCAGTGCCGACATCACGATCGTCAATTCGGATATCCGGGCGATTCCGAATGCGCTGCGGATAGCGGAGCGTACCTTGCGGATCATCAAAGAGAACCTGGGCTGGGCGTTCGCCTATAACCTGGTCGCGATCCCGCTGGCCGTTGCCGGCGTGATCGTGCCCGGAGTTGCGGCCTTCGCGATGGCCAGTTCGTCCGTGATCGTGGTGGCGAACTCGTTGCGGCTGCGGGGGCCTAAGCCCGCAGGAAGGTAG
- a CDS encoding heavy-metal-associated domain-containing protein — protein sequence MTTLTLKVDGMTCQHCVAHVTEELTALPGVDSVAVTLAEGTSDVLVTTSAEIADADLREAIDEAGNYTVREIIR from the coding sequence ATGACCACCCTGACCCTCAAAGTTGATGGCATGACCTGCCAGCACTGCGTCGCCCACGTCACCGAGGAACTGACCGCGCTTCCTGGCGTCGATTCCGTCGCCGTCACCCTTGCCGAGGGCACCTCCGATGTGCTCGTCACCACGTCAGCCGAGATTGCCGACGCCGACCTCCGCGAGGCCATCGACGAAGCGGGAAACTACACCGTCCGAGAGATCATCCGATAA